The genomic region TCGCTTTTCTCGAGGGAATGGTCCGTCCTACTGTTACACTGTTCGGTTTCCTTCTTTTTAATGCGCTTGGTGATACGGTCTTTGCCCATCTTCGACACTGTTCTGGCGATTCGTATATAGCTCACCGCCATAATCGCCGTGGAAAGGAAAGCTAAGGCTAGGAGGTATACGTTGAAGTATTTCGGCCATTCGGTCTCGCTGAAATGGTCGGTGATAAAACACTTTGTTCCTGTGGCGTTTTTATAACCAGTTGAAATAGTTTTGTTTCCATACAGCACAAGCGCCGGACTAGACGATATAGACGATATGCCGAAAACCACCACGTATATAGCCCGCTTCGCCATCGGGACCGTAAACTGGGTTTTAAATGGCGTGCAGATTTTGCGGCATCTTTCTATAGCAATCAAAACCAGGGTAAGACTCGATGCGACGCACGTGTAATAGAGGACAAACCGGAATATTTTGCACGAGATTGCGTCATGGTAGTGAAAGGCAAAGAATGACTCCGATATAATCCAAGGGGCTCCAACAGCGCAGGCCAGAAGGTCATAAATGGCGAGCGTGAGAATAAAACATCTATGCGTCGAAGATGTAAatcgaaaataaaatattattaacaccAGAATATTACCAATTACGCCGATGATCATAATAAGCACTAGATACACAATCGAACCCACCAAAGTCCGAGCTTTTTCGCGACTTAGATCTGCGTCCGTCCAGTTTTTACTGTCGTCTAAACCTGACACGGGCGAGTACATTTATGCCCTTTTAATATTCAAACGTTCAGTACAGTGAATAATCCGTTAATTTGAAACACGAACACGAACTAGTATCCCAGGATTTCGAACACAGTACCCGATCAGTTCCGATGGTTAAAATATTAGCAACTATTCACAGCACAGCGTAAAACTACATTAATAATTCATCCAATACTTGAGTATAACTTCCGTAGTCCAACGCTACCGGTCACAACGCGATATATCAAGTGGTTTCTATTCTACCAAATCTAACCTAATACTTATGATATGTCGGGAAATGACATGCCATCTCTGACGTGCGTGTATCAACAAATACATCAGTGTTCATCGGTCAGGCGTCTGGATTAATCTGACGCGCGAACTTTTGCTCTTTTGTAGTTATATCAGACGCTGTGTTAGTACGGGTTACGGCGGCTTTTCCTCTGATTTCACCGATAATTAGCCTAAGCGCAAGGCAGTCGATCTTTTGCAATATGATAGAGGGGATTTACTTGTGATT from Dreissena polymorpha isolate Duluth1 chromosome 5, UMN_Dpol_1.0, whole genome shotgun sequence harbors:
- the LOC127882120 gene encoding G-protein coupled receptor 84-like, producing MYSPVSGLDDSKNWTDADLSREKARTLVGSIVYLVLIMIIGVIGNILVLIIFYFRFTSSTHRCFILTLAIYDLLACAVGAPWIISESFFAFHYHDAISCKIFRFVLYYTCVASSLTLVLIAIERCRKICTPFKTQFTVPMAKRAIYVVVFGISSISSSPALVLYGNKTISTGYKNATGTKCFITDHFSETEWPKYFNVYLLALAFLSTAIMAVSYIRIARTVSKMGKDRITKRIKKKETEQCNSRTDHSLEKSDDDIIESDSQFPPQNGAQLQPPRASRAMELRGQLIVQNSIDSNTSDGSKKSKSRLREKSSKWASKVMKRLSSSTSSGRQTLRITKMLTFVTIAFVISYLPHLTLMLWSMFVSKEDEDTLPKDNLYQIVFYSFLLNNLVNPFIYATMDEKFKTELKKILKCEC